A genomic window from Silene latifolia isolate original U9 population chromosome 11, ASM4854445v1, whole genome shotgun sequence includes:
- the LOC141614921 gene encoding putative sugar phosphate/phosphate translocator At2g25520, translating to MQITQKHKTEKEAINNNNMGEKAGNNNKNSTLSKSIIRKIVLTYTYVSIWILLSGSVIIYNKYILDKKLYNWPFPLSLTMIHMGFSSILAFLLVRVFKVCEPANMSRSYYISSVLPIGVLYALSLWSSNSAYIYLSVSFIQMLKALMPVMVYTLNLLFKTKAFEGKIMMNMIVISLGVAVAAYGEARFDLFGVLLQLAALVFESTRLVLVDMLLKSKGINLNPVTSLYYVAPACFVSLTIPWFLVEFPILMQKTTSFEVDFAIFGTNCLCAFGLNLAVFLLVGKTSALTMNVAGVVKDWLLIAFSWSVIKDTVTSLNLLGYVLAFIGVLYYKGLGFQKLKAEEAQKKEEGKGVDDEENQLSLLNESKDSDWINNNNNNNNNNNNNKIDDAKI from the coding sequence atGCAAATCACCCAAAAACACAAAACAGAAAAAGAAGccataaacaacaacaatatggGTGAAAAAgcaggaaacaacaacaaaaattcgACATTGAGCAAATCAATAATCAGAAAAATCGTACTAACATACACATATGTATCAATATGGATCTTATTATCAGGAAGTGTAATCATATACAACAAATACATTCTTGATAAAAAGCTCTATAATTGGCCTTTTCCATTATCTCTAACAATGATTCACATGGGTTTTTCATCAATCCTTGCTTTTTTATTAGTTAGAGTATTCAAAGTATGTGAACCTGCAAACATGTCTAGATCATATTATATATCATCAGTTTTGCCAATTGGTGTATTATATGCACTTTCACTCTGGTCTTCAAATTCAGCATATATTTATCTATCAGTTTCATTCATTCAAATGCTCAAAGCATTGATGCCAGTTATGGTATACACCCTTAATTTATTATTCAAAACCAAGGCTTTTGAAGGGAAGATCATGATGAATATGATTGTTATATCTTTGGGTGTCGCGGTCGCGGCATATGGTGAAGCAAGATTTGATCTTTTTGGGGTTTTACTACAGTTAGCTGCACTTGTTTTTGAATCAACAAGGTTGGTTTTAGTTGATATGTTGTTGAAAAGTAAAGGAATTAACCTAAACCCAGTAACAAGTTTATACTATGTTGCACCAGCATGTTTTGTTTCATTAACAATTCCATGGTTTTTAGTCGAATTTCCGATATTAATGCAGAAGACAACAAGTTTTGAGGTTGATTTCGCGATATTTGGGACAAATTGTTTATGTGCATTTGGGTTGAATTTAGCAGTATTTCTTTTAGTTGGAAAGACATCAGCATTGACTATGAATGTTGCTGGTGTTGTTAAGGATTGGTTGTTAATTGCATTCTCATGGTCTGTAATTAAGGACACTGTTACTAGCCTAAATTTGTTGGGGTATGTATTGGCTTTTATTGGGGTTTTGTATTACAAAGGGTTGGGATTTCAGAAATTGAAAGCTGAAGAAGCACAAAAGAAGGAAGAAGGTAAAGGTGTTGATGATGAAGAAAACCAGCTTTCTTTGTTGAATGAAAGCAAAGATTCTGATtggattaataataataataataataataataataataataataataagattgaTGATGCCAAGATTTGA